The Humulus lupulus chromosome 3, drHumLupu1.1, whole genome shotgun sequence genome window below encodes:
- the LOC133824532 gene encoding LOW QUALITY PROTEIN: clp protease adapter protein ClpF, chloroplastic (The sequence of the model RefSeq protein was modified relative to this genomic sequence to represent the inferred CDS: inserted 1 base in 1 codon; deleted 1 base in 1 codon) translates to NRGHQTVGGKVGIILKSADLQKPIESENYALAAKLRDQISNLEADSLATTSKVLAHDNAQYSFRLAQKVRHKVFGYQVVICGXESSSWMETTQVEKLPRGPNRSFYQVLVDVHEGPNLLVAYVVEDNLLTPDPLEKGQFDHPCVSFLFYGMDEAGNFIPIKQLREKYNRPRHEIPLEPDDEGNNDA, encoded by the exons AACAGAGGTCATCAAACAGTAGGAGGCAAAGTGGGGATCATCCTCAAAAG TGCAGATCTACAGAAGCCAATTGAGAGTGAGAATTATGCATTGGCAGCTAAATTACGAGATCAAATCTCCAATCTGGAGGCAGATTCTCTTGCCACTACATCAAAAGTTCTGGCACATGACAATGCTCAATATTCATTTCGGTTGGCGCAGAAAGTGAGGCATAAAGTATTTG GCTATCAAGTTGTCATTTGTG TCGAATCAAGTTCGTGGATGGAAACGACACAGGTTGAAAAGTTGCCTCGGGGTCCTAACCGGTCATTCTATCAG GTTTTGGTTGATGTCCATGAGGGCCCAAATCTTTTGGTGGCATATG TTGTCGAGGACAATTTGCTAACCCCTGATCCACTCGAAAAG GGGCAGTTTGATCATCCTTGTGTTTCCTTTTTATTCTATGGGATGGATGAAGCCGGCAATTTCATCCCAATAAAGCAGCTGCGAGAGAAGTACAATAGA CCCCGACATGAAATACCCCTTGAACCAGATGATGAAGGGAATAATGATGCTTAA
- the LOC133824533 gene encoding uncharacterized protein LOC133824533, whose protein sequence is MNTEAPPVSNRPGQPNTSNRFSALVTPSRPAHEDESSPYFLGTRDHPSLVLASPPLTDKNFQQWCRDFKILIGAKNKFSFLNGSLPQPAPDDPLLNPWLRCNQMLNNRFDQGNGPWIFELRESLISLHPGDNSVSAYFTQLKSMWDEIIELRPRTPCTCAASTDHLNFPDQEQVLQFLTGLNDSFHAVRAQILLIDPFPSFSKVFSMFDKNANHNRTAKGSKLQIAVWCGVGDFMNIPTS, encoded by the exons ATGAACACTGAAGCACCTCCGGTTTCAAATCGACCTGGCCAACCCAACACCTCAAATCGTTTCTCTGCCCTAGTCACCCCGAGTCGACCTGCTCATGAAGATGAGAGTAGTCCCTATTTCTTGGGCACAAGAGACCACCCAAGCCTTGTTCTTGCTTCTCCTCCTCTAACCGACAAGAACTTCCAACAATGGTGTAGGGATTTCAAGATTTTGATTGGAGCCAAGAACAAGTTTTCCTTCCTCAATGGATCTCTACCACAACCAGCTCCAGATGACCCTCTTCTAAATCCATGGCTAAGATGCAATCAGATG CTCAACAACAGATTTGATCAAGGGAATGGGCCATGGATCTTTGAGCTCCGTGAATCTTTAATCAGTCTTCATCCTGGTGATAACTCTGTAAGTGCTTACTTTACTCAACTGAAATCAATGTGGGATGAGATTATTGAGTTACGCCCTAGAACACCTTGTACTTGTGCTGCATCTACTGATCATCTTAACTTCCCCGACCAAGAACAAGTGTTACAATTTTTGACTGGCCTTAATGATTCTTTTCATGCCGTAAGGGCTCAAATTCTTCTCATTGATCCATTTCCATCTTTTTCCAAAGTTTTTTCAATG TTTGACAAAAATGCAAACCACAACCGCACTGCGAAAGGTTCTAAACTGCAAATTGCAGTGTGGTGTGGTGTGGGTGATTTTATGAACATCCCTACTTCATGA